The following DNA comes from Bacteroidota bacterium.
GATTTCCTGTCCTTCTTTTTCCAATCCGTTAAAAACAATATTGTATCCTGCTTTAGCAAATTCCCGGGCAATACCTAATCCAATGCCGCTGGTACTTCCGGTTATTAAAGATGTTTTACTTTTCATTCGTATATATAATTTATTCTTATTGATTCTCAAATGGCTTTTCATGTCCAAAGGCTTGGCATCTTCCTTATCAGCCGAATTATTTCATCTATTAGAGTTTATACCGATTAAGTAACAATTACTTGTTTAATAAAAACATAAAGTTCATGAACGCCTTTATTTTATTGACATATAGGATTTGCTGGCACAATAAATCCTGAAAAAACATTCGCATATTGTTGAAATATATTGATAATCAAATGATTAGTTAACTAAAAACTCTAATCGGGATAAACTCTATTATATTTCAAATAAATCCTGTTATTAGTTTTATTGTTTGGTGAGTTGCTTCCAGGTTGAGTGTATGCCCGGCTCCACCAATAATCTCGAACCGGCTTCCCGGGATGGAATCAGCCACGGCTTTTCCCATGTGTACAAGCAGTAACATATCTTTTTCTCCATGAATAATGATTGTAGGATTTTTTATCGCTTTTAATTTTTCGCGATAGTCGGCTCTTTGTTGGGTTGCTTGCATTAATTTTTTCAATGCCTCCGGATCCTTATTCATAGCTTGCCTCATAGTTCTAAGCGTATCAATAGGAATGAGCGGATGTTCAAAATAGTTTTCACCTAACACCATGGGAAGCATAACATCGAACATAAGTGCATATCCTCCGCTATCAAGTGTTTTCTGCCAGGCCAATTCAACGGCTTCATAATAAGGTGTTTTATGCGCAAATGTGGAAAGCAATATCAGCTTGTCTACTTTTTCAGGATAATTCAATGCAAAATGTTGTGCCACCAAACTTCCGTAAGATATTCCAATCAAGCTTATTTTATTAATATTTAATGAATTGATTAATCCGAATATATCGGCAGCGTGTTGATCAAAATTTCGTACATCACCTTGCTTATCGGATTGCCCCTGAAAAATAAAATCACATAAAATCAGTTGATATTCATTCACAAAAGCAGGAACTATGAGATTCCACGCAATGGTAGATTGGGAGATACCATTCAGAAAAATTAAATATTTATTGGATTTTTTGTTGCCAATTAATTCATAATAAATACGCTGGTTATCGAAAGTTTTATAGTGCATTTTATTAATTTGATAATTTGAAGATGTACTAATTTGATGATGAACTTATTTGATTGTCAAATTTTTACATCAGTTTAGAACATGTGTAACCCCCCATTGATGGCAATGTTTGAACCCGTTATATAACGTGCATCATGGGAAGCTAAATAAGCAACAGCGGCAGCAACCTCTTCGGGAGTACCTAATCGGCCTTGCGGTACCTGAGCAATAATTTTATCGCGTATATCTTCCTTAATTGCCATTACCATAGCAGTGCCAATGTATCCGGGAGAAACCGTATTTACGGTAATTCCTTTTTTAGCGACTTCCAAAGCCAATGATTTTGAGAAACCGTACATACCTGCTTTTGTTGCGGCATAATTACTTTGTCCAAACTGACCTTTTTGTCCGTTGACAGAAGAAATACTGATTATACGACCCCATCCTTTTGCTATCATTCCTTCAATCACAAGGCGCGTGCAAATAAATACACTATTAAGATTAGTGTCAATGACTTCATACCATTGCTGAGGTGTCATTTTATGAAGAGCTGAATCTCTTGTTATACCTGCGTTGTTTACCAAAACATCTACCGCTCCTATTTCTTCGGTTATCTGCTTCATCATTTTTTCGGCAGATTTAAAGTTGGAAATATCTCCTTCCACCACTTTCATCTCAAAGCCCATTTTAAGCTGATCATCTCTCCATTTCTTTGCTTCTTCACGCCATTTCATGGCTTTAGTAAAATCTCTGTAATTTGCAACTACGGTATATCCATCTTTATATAATCTTTCGCAGATAGCAGTACCCATTCCACCTGTACCGCCTGTAACCAGTGCAATTTTGTTATTTTTCTTTCTCATAAAAAATTTATTAAGTAAAA
Coding sequences within:
- a CDS encoding alpha/beta hydrolase, whose amino-acid sequence is MHYKTFDNQRIYYELIGNKKSNKYLIFLNGISQSTIAWNLIVPAFVNEYQLILCDFIFQGQSDKQGDVRNFDQHAADIFGLINSLNINKISLIGISYGSLVAQHFALNYPEKVDKLILLSTFAHKTPYYEAVELAWQKTLDSGGYALMFDVMLPMVLGENYFEHPLIPIDTLRTMRQAMNKDPEALKKLMQATQQRADYREKLKAIKNPTIIIHGEKDMLLLVHMGKAVADSIPGSRFEIIGGAGHTLNLEATHQTIKLITGFI
- the phbB gene encoding acetoacetyl-CoA reductase; protein product: MRKKNNKIALVTGGTGGMGTAICERLYKDGYTVVANYRDFTKAMKWREEAKKWRDDQLKMGFEMKVVEGDISNFKSAEKMMKQITEEIGAVDVLVNNAGITRDSALHKMTPQQWYEVIDTNLNSVFICTRLVIEGMIAKGWGRIISISSVNGQKGQFGQSNYAATKAGMYGFSKSLALEVAKKGITVNTVSPGYIGTAMVMAIKEDIRDKIIAQVPQGRLGTPEEVAAAVAYLASHDARYITGSNIAINGGLHMF